A region of the Microbacterium sp. SL75 genome:
TGTCGGGCGACTTCTTCATCGCGTTGCGGACGCCCTGACTGGACCACTCCCGCTGCGTGCGGGCGCGCGAGACCAGGTCGGCCTTGGTGTCGGCGTACTCCTCGTACTTCTCGCGCGCCTGACGCCGCAGCGTGGCGCGCTCCTCGAGGTACGCGTCGTACCCGCCGCCGTAGACCCGGTGGGAGTTCTGCGCGAGGTCGAGCTCCAGCACGCGCGTCACCGAACGGGCGAGGAACTCGCGATCGTGGCTCACGAGCACGACGCCGCCGCGGAGCCCGCGCACGAACGTCTCGAGACGCTCCAGCCCGTCGAGGTCCAGGTCGTTGGTCGGCTCATCGAGCAGGGCGATGTCGAAACGCGACAGCAGCAGAGCTGCCAGACCGACGCGCGCGGCCTGGCCTCCGGACAGACCCGTCATCTCGGCATCCGCACCGACTTCCAGCCCCAGGTCGGCGAGCACCACCGGCATCCGCTCGTCGAGGTCGGCGGCGCCGCTTGCGAGCCATCGTTCGAGGGCTGTCGCGTAGGCGTCGTCGGCTCCGACAGCCGCAGGGTCGCCGAGCGCTGCCGCCGTGGCATCCATCTCGCGGGTCGCCTCGGCGGCGCCCGTCCGTCGGGCGATGTACTGCGCGACCGTCTCTCCGTCCACGCGCTCGTGTTCCTGCGGCAGCCAGCCGACGAACGCGTCGGCGGGAGCGAGGCTGACCGTTCCCGCCTGTGGCTCGTCGACGCCGGCGAGCAGGCGCAGCAGAGTCGACTTACCGGCCCCGTTCGCCCCGACCACACCGACGACGTCTCCCGGTGCGACCGTCAGGTCGACGCCGTCGAAGAGCGTGCGGTGTCCGTGGCCCCCGGCGAGGCCCTGTGCGACGAGGGTGGCGGTCATCCCTCTAGTGTCTCAGGGCGCCGTCGGGCCCCGTACCCGCACCGCCCCGGT
Encoded here:
- a CDS encoding ABC-F family ATP-binding cassette domain-containing protein — encoded protein: MTATLVAQGLAGGHGHRTLFDGVDLTVAPGDVVGVVGANGAGKSTLLRLLAGVDEPQAGTVSLAPADAFVGWLPQEHERVDGETVAQYIARRTGAAEATREMDATAAALGDPAAVGADDAYATALERWLASGAADLDERMPVVLADLGLEVGADAEMTGLSGGQAARVGLAALLLSRFDIALLDEPTNDLDLDGLERLETFVRGLRGGVVLVSHDREFLARSVTRVLELDLAQNSHRVYGGGYDAYLEERATLRRQAREKYEEYADTKADLVSRARTQREWSSQGVRNAMKKSPDNDKIRRKAATESSEKQAQKVRQMESRIARLDEVEEPRKEWQLEFTIGSAPRSSSVVSTLSGAVFRQGDFTLGPVSLQVNAGERIGITGPNGAGKSTLLRGILGRQTPDEGSASLGASVEIGEIDQARSLFVGERALAETFEGFVPEMNAGEVRTLLAKFGLKADHVTRPVDGLSPGERTRAGLALLQARGVNVLVLDEPTNHLDLPAIEQLEQALESYTGTLLLVTHDRRMLAAVQTDRRWRVEAGQVTEL